A window of Formosa sp. Hel1_31_208 contains these coding sequences:
- a CDS encoding CvpA family protein translates to MALIDIILAALLLFGLIRGFIKGLFVEVASLLALVAGVYGAIHFSNFAADFLVSKVEWDEKYVNIVAFAITFVIIVVVIALAGKALTKLADFAALGILNKLLGGVFGALKIGLILSVLLIVFDNMNNTIPFADDKDLEESILYEPVKSLAPILFPSILNKGKENSETESSSE, encoded by the coding sequence ATGGCATTGATTGATATAATCTTAGCAGCACTTCTGCTTTTTGGACTTATAAGAGGATTTATAAAAGGTTTGTTTGTTGAAGTGGCATCACTATTAGCTCTAGTTGCAGGTGTTTATGGTGCTATTCACTTTAGTAATTTTGCTGCAGATTTTTTAGTGAGTAAAGTGGAGTGGGATGAAAAATACGTTAATATTGTTGCCTTTGCGATTACTTTCGTCATTATTGTTGTGGTGATTGCTTTAGCTGGGAAGGCCTTGACCAAACTCGCCGACTTTGCTGCGCTTGGCATTTTAAACAAACTACTTGGCGGCGTTTTTGGCGCTTTGAAAATTGGATTAATATTGAGTGTGTTATTAATTGTTTTTGACAATATGAATAATACCATCCCATTTGCAGATGACAAAGATTTAGAAGAGTCCATCTTGTATGAGCCTGTTAAAAGTTTAGCGCCAATATTATTCCCGAGTATTCTTAATAAAGGGAAGGAAAATTCAGAAACCGAATCTTCATCTGAGTAA